A part of Candidatus Methylacidiphilales bacterium genomic DNA contains:
- a CDS encoding adenylate/guanylate cyclase domain-containing protein encodes MSSGSRSFQPPPFWASYLLWAPLVVAAVLWLISSLPFLQRLENLVLDQRIRFRAQNQPPPDNRAIFVTIDDIGISTIGRWPWPRSVHGDFMQVVNLGTPSTFVWDIIMDAPSNAEDDMHLLESIRGIATPTVFAAAATLNRGGGYELPAGLTLGWPVPAGADLASIPRLEELIMSFPGLREITGTGLANAEPGPDGVIRRMPLFMRAGNELIPALALSALMKYWKLEPSQVRIVPGDAVYLESPVVRRRIPVDGQGYYHVNYRYEIRDYDHAGLSFSYVQLLKVMADRYVEGNEKAQAPDIRGKMLLIGQASTALSDVGPSPLNEQSPRPLMHMNLIDNVLKEDYLREIPVWMVWVGFLLLGYGSLAALGRAPFWASAVVPVLLVAAFVVVAFMLFVRGNWVMPVVWPALGLTGLHMGAIGEQVLRERRARQQLRQSFSAYVAPSILESIYKNPDQLRLGGSVRDTAILFSDIRGFTSMTEAMDSQELVGQLNEYFTEMVACVNRYQGSLHKYIGDAIMAVWGDITNEGPGIDAGQALRAAIAMRTALPGLNARWQRENRPLFHIGIGIAHGRVVAGNVGAPQRMEFTVMGDAVNTASRIEGLTKKFGLPLIVGESVYDLTLERFAFRPLSKVRMAGKAIAVRIYEPLYELGREEDCPYDAEWLKLYQEAYSRFEERRWDVAARVFEACLHSYPDDQATNMLLELCRELVNNPPPREWDGVFEFDSK; translated from the coding sequence ATGTCCTCCGGTTCGAGATCCTTTCAGCCCCCTCCGTTCTGGGCCAGCTACCTTCTCTGGGCTCCGTTGGTCGTGGCGGCTGTTCTCTGGTTGATCTCGAGCCTGCCATTTCTCCAGCGATTGGAGAACCTCGTTCTCGACCAGCGCATCCGCTTCCGCGCCCAGAACCAGCCCCCACCGGACAATCGCGCCATCTTCGTGACCATCGACGACATCGGCATCTCCACCATCGGGCGATGGCCCTGGCCCCGCAGTGTCCACGGCGACTTCATGCAGGTGGTCAATCTGGGTACCCCGTCCACCTTCGTGTGGGATATCATCATGGATGCACCCAGCAATGCCGAGGATGACATGCACCTTTTGGAGAGCATCCGAGGGATCGCCACCCCGACGGTTTTTGCCGCCGCCGCCACCTTGAACCGCGGTGGCGGGTACGAACTTCCAGCCGGATTGACTTTGGGGTGGCCCGTTCCTGCAGGGGCCGATCTGGCCAGCATTCCCCGCTTGGAAGAATTGATCATGTCCTTCCCGGGACTGCGGGAAATCACCGGGACGGGTCTGGCCAATGCCGAGCCCGGCCCTGACGGCGTCATCCGCCGGATGCCGTTGTTCATGCGCGCGGGCAACGAGCTCATTCCAGCCCTGGCCCTTTCGGCGCTGATGAAATACTGGAAACTGGAACCGTCCCAGGTTCGGATTGTTCCCGGCGATGCGGTCTATCTGGAATCCCCGGTCGTGCGCCGCCGGATTCCGGTCGACGGACAGGGTTACTACCATGTCAATTACCGCTACGAGATCCGCGATTACGACCATGCCGGGTTGAGTTTTTCCTACGTCCAATTGCTCAAAGTCATGGCGGACCGGTATGTCGAGGGCAACGAGAAGGCGCAAGCGCCCGACATCCGCGGCAAAATGCTCCTCATCGGCCAGGCCAGCACGGCCCTTTCCGATGTCGGACCGAGTCCGCTCAACGAACAAAGCCCCCGCCCGTTGATGCACATGAACCTGATCGACAATGTCCTCAAGGAGGACTACCTCCGGGAAATCCCGGTATGGATGGTCTGGGTTGGTTTCCTTCTGTTGGGTTATGGCAGTCTGGCCGCCCTGGGCCGTGCCCCGTTCTGGGCCAGCGCGGTGGTTCCGGTCCTCTTGGTCGCCGCTTTTGTGGTGGTCGCCTTCATGCTCTTCGTCCGGGGCAATTGGGTCATGCCCGTGGTCTGGCCCGCCCTCGGCCTTACCGGCCTCCATATGGGGGCCATCGGCGAACAGGTTTTGCGGGAACGCCGCGCCCGCCAGCAACTCCGCCAGTCTTTCTCGGCCTACGTGGCCCCCTCGATCCTGGAGTCGATCTACAAGAATCCGGACCAACTGCGCTTGGGCGGCAGCGTGCGCGATACGGCCATTCTTTTTTCCGACATCCGTGGATTCACCAGCATGACCGAAGCCATGGACTCCCAGGAACTGGTCGGCCAACTCAACGAGTACTTCACCGAGATGGTGGCCTGCGTCAACCGCTACCAGGGTTCGCTCCACAAATACATCGGCGACGCCATCATGGCGGTCTGGGGCGATATCACCAACGAAGGCCCGGGCATTGATGCCGGCCAGGCCCTGCGTGCCGCCATCGCCATGCGCACCGCCCTGCCCGGGCTGAATGCCCGTTGGCAGAGGGAAAACCGCCCGCTCTTCCATATCGGCATCGGCATCGCCCATGGCCGTGTGGTCGCCGGCAACGTCGGGGCCCCGCAACGCATGGAATTCACCGTCATGGGTGACGCCGTCAACACCGCCTCCCGCATCGAGGGCCTGACCAAAAAATTCGGCCTGCCCCTGATTGTCGGCGAATCGGTCTACGACCTGACACTTGAGCGCTTTGCTTTCCGCCCGCTTTCCAAGGTCCGGATGGCCGGCAAGGCCATCGCGGTCCGTATTTATGAGCCGTTGTATGAACTCGGCCGGGAGGAGGACTGTCCCTACGATGCCGAGTGGTTGAAGCTCTACCAAGAGGCTTATTCACGGTTTGAAGAGCGCCGGTGGGACGTGGCGGCGCGGGTATTTGAGGCCTGCCTCCACTCGTACCCCGATGACCAAGCCACAAACATGTTGCTGGAATTGTGCCGGGAATTGGTCAACAATCCTCCCCCGAGGGAATGGGATGGCGTTTTTGAGTTTGATTCAAAATAA